Genomic window (Polaromonas sp. JS666):
CACTGTCCCTCAGCGAGATGGCGCTCAGCAGCGACACCAGCGCGGCCAGGCCCGTCAGCCCGAAGAAGATGCCCAGGATCAGCGAGATGCGCTGCTCGGAGTAGCTCAGGCGTCCTTCGCTGATGAACCGCAGGGGGGCGCTCAGGGCGTGTCCGTTTTCCAGGCGCAACAGGTAGTTGGTGGGCACTTCAGCGGACAGGGCGATGGGCAGTAGCGGATGGCGGTGCGGTACCGGCCATTTGTTGACGGCCACCAGATCGCCCGCCCTCTGTTCATTCCACTTGCCGGCGCTGTCCATGGTGTACAGGGAGGCGCGGTTGACGGACGGGTAGGGTACTTCGAGGTACCAGCGCTCGGCGTCCGGTGCGGGAGGCACATTGAAGCGGATCCACAGGGGATAGTCGCTGGTGACCGGGTAAATGGACTCGCCGCTCGTCGGCTTCCATGGGATATCGTGTGTAGTGGAGACCTGTTCCGGCGTGAACCTGCCGCTGCTGTCAATCCAGTAGTCACCCCAGTCCGCCAGCGGAACCGGCTGGGTTTGGGTGTCCAGGTCGAGTACTGTGCGCGGGTGCGCCTCCAGGGTGGTCAACGCCAGTAGCGATCCCGCCAGCAGGCTCAAGGCCAGCGCCGCAAGGCGGGCCCGGATAGCCGGGGCGAACAGGCGATTTGCAAAGCCGGCGAATGGCTTGCAATTCCTCAACTGCCTTAACTGCTCTGGAAAGTAATCAAAAATCATTAACCGGCGATTGTCGCAAACTTTTCTGGAAATTGGCATCCCCTGAATTGGGGGGAAAGTGCTGAAATTGAGTGCAGCGGTCGCTTTGGGCCAGCGGGCAGCCGGTTTGGGGCCGCAGGGGTCCAGATTCAAACCACGACAATAGCGGCATGAAAATAATTCGACTGAAGGAAGGCAAAGAGCGCTCCTTGCTGCGCCGCCACCCCTGGATTTTTGACGGCGCCATCGCCAAAGGGGGTGGGGATGCGGGTGAAACGGTCAGGGTGGAGAGCCATGCGGGGCAGTTCCTGGGCTGGGCTGCTTTCAGTCCCAGCTCCAAAATTCGGGCGCGGGTCTGGAGCTTTGATGAAAGCCAGCGCATAGATGCTTCTTTTTTTGTAGCGCGTATTGACCAAGCCATCAAAGCCAGGGACTTGTTCGACATTCAGAGTGATGGCCGACGCCTGGTCCACGGGGAGTCTGATGGCTTGCCGGGCCTGGTGGTGGACCGTTATGCCGACACGCTGGTGGCGCAATTCTCCAGTTGCGGCACCGAACGCTGGAAAAGCGTGATCGTGGAGGCCCTGCTGGCGCAAACCGGCCTGACCCGCCTGTATGAGCGGTCGGATGCCAGTGTGCGGTCGCTGGAAGGTCTGCCGGAGGCAACGGGCTGGCTGAGTGGAGCCCCCACGCTTGTCGCTTCGCGTACTACGCTGCCCCCCGAGGGGGCTAATTTTCCTTGGGGCGGCCCGGCGGAAAATTGCAGCGGCACGGAAATCATCATTACCGAACACGACTGGAAACTGAGCCTGGACGTGGCGCAGGGCCACAAGACCGGCTTTTATCTGGACCAGCGCGACAGCCGGCAGAGGTTTGCCGCCTACACGCGGCGCCGGCAGTTTGAGCGGGTCCTCAACTGCTACTGCTACACCGGCGGCTTTACGGTAGCCGCGCTGGCTGGCGGCGCGAAGCACGTGACATCCATTGATTCGTCCGGACCCGCCCTGGACCGCGCCAAAGCCAATGTGGCCCTGAACGGTTTCGATGCCAGCCGCACGACGATGCTGGATGCCGATGTGAACG
Coding sequences:
- a CDS encoding class I SAM-dependent rRNA methyltransferase; translated protein: MKIIRLKEGKERSLLRRHPWIFDGAIAKGGGDAGETVRVESHAGQFLGWAAFSPSSKIRARVWSFDESQRIDASFFVARIDQAIKARDLFDIQSDGRRLVHGESDGLPGLVVDRYADTLVAQFSSCGTERWKSVIVEALLAQTGLTRLYERSDASVRSLEGLPEATGWLSGAPTLVASRTTLPPEGANFPWGGPAENCSGTEIIITEHDWKLSLDVAQGHKTGFYLDQRDSRQRFAAYTRRRQFERVLNCYCYTGGFTVAALAGGAKHVTSIDSSGPALDRAKANVALNGFDASRTTMLDADVNAMLRQYQKEGRTFDAIVLDPPKFAPTVTHAERAARAYKDINRLALAILEPGGVLFTYSCSGGISADLFHKIVASAGTDAGVDAFISERMGGAPDHPMTVAFPEGEYLKGLVLVKKPGA